A part of Saccharomyces cerevisiae S288C chromosome XIV, complete sequence genomic DNA contains:
- the LYS9 gene encoding saccharopine dehydrogenase (NADP+, L-glutamate-forming) (Saccharopine dehydrogenase (NADP+, L-glutamate-forming); catalyzes the formation of saccharopine from alpha-aminoadipate 6-semialdehyde, the seventh step in lysine biosynthesis pathway; exhibits genetic and physical interactions with TRM112) produces MGKNVLLLGSGFVAQPVIDTLAANDDINVTVACRTLANAQALAKPSGSKAISLDVTDDSALDKVLADNDVVISLIPYTFHPNVVKSAIRTKTDVVTSSYISPALRELEPEIVKAGITVMNEIGLDPGIDHLYAVKTIDEVHRAGGKLKSFLSYCGGLPAPEDSDNPLGYKFSWSSRGVLLALRNSAKYWKDGKIETVSSEDLMATAKPYFIYPGYAFVCYPNRDSTLFKDLYHIPEAETVIRGTLRYQGFPEFVKALVDMGMLKDDANEIFSKPIAWNEALKQYLGAKSTSKEDLIASIDSKATWKDDEDRERILSGFAWLGLFSDAKITPRGNALDTLCARLEELMQYEDNERDMVVLQHKFGIEWADGTTETRTSTLVDYGKVGGYSSMAATVGYPVAIATKFVLDGTIKGPGLLAPYSPEINDPIMKELKDKYGIYLKEKTVA; encoded by the coding sequence atGGGAAAGAACGTTTTGTTGCTAGGATCTGGTTTTGTTGCACAACCTGTTATCGACACATTGGCTGCTAATGATGACATCAATGTCACTGTCGCATGTAGAACATTAGCCAATGCGCAAGCATTGGCCAAGCCCTCTGGATCCAAGGCTATTTCATTGGATGTTACCGATGACAGTGCCTTAGACAAAGTTCTGGCTGATAACGATGTTGTCATCTCTTTGATTCCATACACCTTCCATCCAAATGTGGTAAAGAGCGCCATCAGAACAAAGACCGATGTCGTCACTTCCTCTTACATCTCACCTGCCTTAAGAGAATTGGAACCAGAAATCGTAAAGGCAGGTATTACAGTTATGAACGAAATTGGGTTGGATCCAGGTATCGACCACTTGTATGCGGTCAAGACTATTGATGAAGTTCACAGAGCTGGTGGTAAGCTAAAGTCATTCTTGTCATACTGTGGTGGTTTACCAGCTCCTGAAGACTCTGATAATCCATTAGGATACAAATTTTCATGGTCCTCCAGAGGTGTGCTACTGGCTTTAAGAAACTCTGCTAAATACTGGAAAGACGGAAAGATTGAAACTGTTTCTTCCGAAGACTTAATGGCCACTGCTAAGCCTTACTTCATCTACCCAGGTTATGCATTCGTTTGCTACCCAAATAGAGACTCTACCCTTTTCAAGGATCTTTATCATATTCCAGAAGCCGAAACGGTCATTAGAGGTACTTTGAGATATCAAGGTTTCCCAGAATTTGTTAAGGCTTTAGTTGACATGGGTATGTTGAAGGATGATGCTAACGAAATCTTCAGCAAGCCAATTGCCTGGAACGAAGCACTAAAACAATATTTAGGTGCCAAGTCTACTTCTAAAGAAGATTTGATTGCTTCCATTGACTCAAAGGCTACTTGgaaagatgatgaagatagaGAAAGAATCCTTTCCGGGTTTGCTTGGTTAGGCTTGTTCTCTGACGCAAAGATCACACCAAGAGGTAATGCTTTAGACACTCTATGTGCACGTTTAGAAGAACTAATGCAATATGAAGACAATGAAAGAGATATGGTTGTACTACAACACAAATTCGGTATTGAATGGGCTGATGGAACTACCGAAACAAGAACATCCACTTTAGTTGACTATGGTAAGGTTGGTGGTTACAGTTCTATGGCCGCTACTGTTGGTTATCCAGTTGCCATTGCAACGAAATTCGTCTTAGATGGTACAATCAAGGGACCAGGCTTACTAGCGCCATACTCACCAGAGATTAATGATCCAATCATGAAAGAACTAAAGGACAAGTACGGCATCTATCTAAAGGAAAAGACAGTGGCTTAA